A window of Streptomyces sp. DG1A-41 contains these coding sequences:
- a CDS encoding sigma-70 family RNA polymerase sigma factor: MYDGCRQRVWAYVVSRAGRQVADEVVSDTFTVAWRRLDDIPEQPLPWLLGVARNILRDSIRAEARRATLAAELRAWTDQAEADVAEDVSERSALLKALATLPEDDRELLILSAWQGLTPAEAARVVGCSPITLRVRLHRARARLNRAASVSPPVQEAATARHVSTRTRIPVGKEAR; this comes from the coding sequence ATGTACGACGGCTGCCGGCAACGCGTGTGGGCCTACGTGGTCAGCCGCGCGGGACGGCAGGTAGCCGACGAGGTGGTGAGCGACACGTTCACCGTGGCCTGGCGCAGGCTGGACGACATACCGGAGCAGCCGCTGCCCTGGCTGCTCGGGGTCGCCCGCAACATCCTGCGGGACAGCATCCGGGCGGAGGCCAGGCGCGCGACGCTCGCCGCCGAGCTGCGCGCCTGGACGGACCAGGCCGAGGCGGATGTCGCCGAGGACGTGTCCGAGCGCAGCGCGCTGCTCAAGGCGCTGGCCACGCTGCCCGAGGACGATCGCGAACTGCTCATCCTCTCCGCGTGGCAGGGACTGACCCCGGCGGAGGCGGCCCGCGTGGTCGGCTGCTCGCCCATCACCCTCCGGGTCCGCCTGCACCGGGCGCGTGCGCGCCTCAACCGGGCCGCGTCGGTCTCCCCGCCCGTGCAGGAGGCCGCAACCGCGCGGCACGTGTCCACCCGAACCCGGATCCCCGTAGGAAAGGAAGCCCGGTGA